From a single Phragmites australis chromosome 7, lpPhrAust1.1, whole genome shotgun sequence genomic region:
- the LOC133924025 gene encoding prolyl 4-hydroxylase 1: MGARDSEGMARWRARRLLLLLTFVTLGMILGSLLQLAFLRRLDDHTHKMHVDNDQEAAVLRLGYVKPEVLSWTPRIIIFHNFLSSEECDYLMSIARPRLQISTVVDVATGKGVKSDVRTSSGMFVNSAERKFPVIQAIEKRISVFSQIPQENGELIQVLRYEASQYYRPHHDYFSDAFNLKRGGQRVATMLMYLTDGVEGGETHFPQAGEGECSCGGKVVRGLCVKPNKGDAVLFWSMGLDGNTDSNSIHSGCPVLKGEKWSATKWMRQKMTF; the protein is encoded by the exons ATGGGCGCCCGAGATTCGGAAGGGATGGCGCGGTGGCGGGCGCGgcgcctcctgctgctgctcacCTTCGTCACGCTCGGCATGATCCTCG GTTCTTTGCTTCAGTTAGCATTTCTCCGTCGGCTAGATGACCACACGC ATAAAATGCATGTGGATAATGATCAAGAGGCTGCTGTTCTTCGTCTTGGATAT GTGAAGCCTGAAGTTCTCAGCTGGACACCTCGGATAATTATTTTCCATAATTTTCTTAGTTCAGAG GAGTGTGATTACCTAATGTCAATTGCTAGACCAAGACTCCAGATTTCTACTGTAGTGGATGTTGCAACGGGAAAG GGTGTGAAAAGTGATGTTCGGACAAGTTCTGGTATGTTCGTGAATTCTGCAGAAAGAAAATTTCCAGTCATTCAG GCTATAGAGAAGCGGATTTCTGTGTTCTCTCAAATACCTCAAGAAAACGGGGAACTCATTCAAGTATTGCG GTACGAAGCAAGCCAGTATTATAGGCCGCATCACGATTACTTTTCTGATGCT TTCAACCTCAAACGTGGGGGGCAGCGTGTTGCTACAATGTTGATGTATTTGACTGATGGTGTTGAGGGTGGTGAAACCCACTTTCCTCAG GCAGGAGAAGGCGAATGCAGCTGTGGAGGAAAGGTGGTCAGAGGACTGTGTGTTAAGCCAAACAAAGGAGATGCTGTTCTCTTTTGGAGCATG GGATTGGATGGTAACACAGACTCAAACAGTATCCACAGTGGGTGCCCAGTTCTGAAAGGGGAGAAATGGTCAGCGACGAAATGGATGAGGCAGAAGATGACTTTCTGA